A region from the Lolium perenne isolate Kyuss_39 chromosome 4, Kyuss_2.0, whole genome shotgun sequence genome encodes:
- the LOC127332427 gene encoding 3-ketoacyl-CoA synthase 5: MSSSVQPMRVKAAYHRFVDNFQPVLLVSLAAASLVALMRLGTEELTSLVRELQPVHLFFTGFLPAAAVIFYLMRRPCTVYLTDYACFHSSFNHPLARIPMASFVEHNKKTPSMNERSVRFISRLLERSGLGEETCLPAAHNFVPTHEYCTLDNARAEFELVVFSAIDDLLAKTGIAPDAIGILVVNCSLFCPTPSLVDMIIHKYNLRGDIRSMNLSGMGCSAGLISVGLARNLLQVAPRGSHALVVSTETITPNYYVGNERAMLLPNCLFRVGGAAALLSTSPVKARFRLKHLVRTHTGAGNDSAYRCVFQQEDDEGNVGINLSKDLMVIAGKSLEANITRIGPLVLPLREQLLFALSLVARKVFRARTKPYIPNFSKAFKHFCIHAGGRAVIDELQKSLSLSDEQVEASKMTLHRFGNTSSSSLWYELAYMEAKGRMRKGDRVWMIGFGSGFKCNSAAWECIEPARNADGPWATSIHRYPVVIPDVLKH, translated from the coding sequence ATGAGCTCTTCTGTTCAGCCCATGCGTGTCAAGGCCGCATACCACCGATTCGTGGACAACTTCCAGCCCGTTCTCCTCGTCTCCCTCGCGGCTGCGTCTCTCGTCGCCCTGATGCGGCTGGGGACAGAGGAGCTGACCAGCCTGGTCCGTGAGCTTCAGCCCGTGCACCTATTCTTCACCGGCTTCCTCCCGGCCGCGGCGGTTATCTTCTACCTAATGCGTCGCCCATGCACCGTGTACCTGACCGACTACGCCTGCTTCCACTCCTCCTTCAACCACCCCCTCGCCCGCATCCCCATGGCCTCATTTGTAGAGCACAACAAGAAAACGCCTAGCATGAACGAGCGCAGCGTCCGTTTCATTTCGCGGCTGCTGGAGCGTTCCGGGCTCGGGGAGGAGACCTGCCTGCCGGCAGCGCACAACTTCGTCCCGACGCACGAGTACTGCACCCTCGACAACGCCCGCGCCGAGTTCGAACTCGTCGTCTTCTCGGCGATCGACGACCTCCTCGCCAAGACCGGCATCGCCCCTGACGCAATCGGCATCCTCGTCGTCAACTGCAGCCTGTTCTGCCCCACGCCATCCTTGGTCGACATGATCATACACAAGTACAACCTGCGCGGCGACATCCGCAGCATGAACCTCTCCGGCATGGGGTGCAGCGCGGGGCTCATCTCCGTGGGGCTCGCGAGGAACCTCCTGCAGGTCGCTCCCCGGGGCTCCCACGCGCTGGTCGTCTCCACGGAGACCATCACCCCGAACTACTACGTCGGCAACGAGCGCGCGATGCTCCTGCCCAACTGCCTGTTCCGCGTcggcggagcggcggcgctgCTGTCGACGTCTCCCGTGAAAGCTCGGTTCCGCCTCAAACACCTCGTGCGCACGCACACCGGCGCCGGGAACGACAGCGCTTACCGGTGCGTGTTTcagcaggaggacgacgagggGAACGTCGGGATCAACCTCAGCAAGGACCTGATGGTCATCGCCGGCAAGTCTCTGGAGGCCAACATCACCAGGATCGGGCCGCTCGTCTTGCCGCTCCGCGAGCAGCTTCTTTTCGCGCTCTCCCTCGTTGCACGGAAGGTGTTCCGTGCCCGAACCAAGCCTTACATCCCAAACTTTTCCAAGGCGTTCAAGCACTTCTGTATTCACGCCGGCGGCCGGGCGGTAATAGATGAGCTGCAGAAAAGCCTCTCCCTCTCCGACGAGCAGGTGGAGGCGTCGAAGATGACGCTGCACCGGTTCGGAAACACGTCCAGTAGCTCGTTGTGGTACGAGCTAGCCTACATGGAGGCTAAAGGACGGATGCGCAAGGGCGATCGTGTTTGGATGATCGGATTCGGCTCAGGGTTCAAGTGCAACAGCGCGGCGTGGGAGTGCATCGAGCCTGCCCGTAATGCCGATGGGCCATGGGCCACGTCCATTCACAGGTATCCGGTGGTCATTCCCGACGTGCTAAAGCACTAG